In candidate division KSB1 bacterium, the following are encoded in one genomic region:
- a CDS encoding cell wall-active antibiotics response protein, translated as MKKFKSLPPLLAGFVLIGVCSAGSLVARQRDESRGIEKLDNTFKARTDRDFRLRLDVDAGEVRLSRGQSEDQAIVHLTYTKKQFRHAFRFNEQDNRLEIHFDKDGWFDHDSGRMTAELEVELPRDATLRLDCKIKAGEVEMQLGGLRLAAFAMTVTAGEVNLDFDQPNRVEMETLDLRTRIGESNLRRLGNARFRDADINGGIGEMTIDFSGEMLATAVAEVDLDIGETVIVLPRQTATKFSVSKFLFLSHIDVPFDLRKDGRYYYTDDYGKTGQNFQLRINTGIGELRIERP; from the coding sequence ATGAAAAAATTCAAGTCTCTCCCGCCCTTGTTGGCGGGGTTCGTGTTGATCGGCGTGTGCAGCGCCGGCTCTCTTGTGGCGCGGCAGCGCGACGAGTCACGCGGCATCGAAAAGCTTGACAACACCTTCAAAGCGCGCACCGACCGCGATTTTCGTTTGCGTCTCGACGTGGACGCCGGCGAGGTGCGGCTGTCACGCGGCCAAAGTGAAGATCAAGCCATCGTCCATCTCACCTACACCAAAAAGCAATTTCGCCACGCCTTTCGTTTCAACGAGCAGGACAACCGGCTCGAAATCCATTTTGATAAAGACGGGTGGTTCGATCACGACAGCGGGCGGATGACTGCGGAACTCGAGGTTGAACTGCCGCGCGACGCGACGCTGCGCCTCGATTGCAAAATCAAAGCCGGCGAGGTGGAAATGCAGCTCGGCGGCTTGCGCCTCGCCGCGTTTGCCATGACCGTGACCGCCGGCGAAGTGAATCTGGATTTCGATCAGCCCAATCGCGTTGAGATGGAAACCCTGGATTTGCGCACGCGCATCGGTGAATCGAATTTACGCCGCCTCGGCAACGCCCGCTTTCGCGACGCTGACATCAATGGCGGCATCGGCGAGATGACCATCGATTTCAGCGGCGAGATGCTGGCCACAGCGGTCGCCGAGGTCGATCTCGATATCGGCGAAACTGTCATTGTCCTGCCGCGCCAGACCGCAACAAAATTTTCCGTTTCCAAATTCCTTTTTTTGTCCCACATCGACGTGCCGTTTGATTTGCGCAAAGACGGGCGCTATTATTACACCGACGATTACGGCAAAACCGGTCAAAATTTTCAATTGCGCATCAACACCGGCATCGGCGAGCTGCGCATCGAACGGCCGTAA
- a CDS encoding DUF4097 domain-containing protein: MQKRLSIFIILVLLFGVQRLFAGEIRERFEKTCPLKSGGGFRLKNTNGAVYISSWNRNEVRIEAEKIVRARNRDDAERLMKEINIDIRQSEGLVDVDTRLPRRHDGSFWDWLFSGGGVNIEVRYRITVPARVQLAASSVNGEVRAQDISGRADLETTNGRVAVINAEGSVNAETTNGAIEVSLIKVTPGETMRFETTNGRIEAEFPADFSADISAQTTNGHVDCDFPLTVQGRIQRTSLQGRIGSASASEIGRVTFRTTNGSIQIRSRSK; the protein is encoded by the coding sequence ATGCAAAAGCGTTTGTCAATATTCATTATCCTGGTTTTGTTGTTTGGTGTTCAGCGTTTATTCGCCGGCGAAATTCGCGAGCGCTTTGAGAAAACTTGTCCTTTAAAATCTGGCGGCGGGTTCCGGCTGAAAAACACCAACGGCGCCGTTTACATCAGCTCGTGGAATCGCAACGAAGTCAGGATTGAAGCGGAAAAAATCGTGCGCGCTCGCAACCGCGATGACGCCGAACGCCTGATGAAAGAGATCAACATCGACATTCGTCAAAGCGAGGGGCTGGTGGATGTTGACACGCGTCTGCCGAGACGACACGACGGCAGTTTTTGGGATTGGCTTTTCAGCGGCGGCGGTGTGAACATCGAAGTGAGATACCGGATCACCGTGCCGGCGCGGGTGCAGCTTGCGGCCAGCTCGGTCAACGGCGAGGTGCGGGCGCAAGACATTTCCGGTCGTGCTGATCTCGAAACCACCAATGGCCGCGTCGCGGTGATCAATGCCGAGGGCAGCGTCAACGCCGAAACCACCAACGGCGCGATTGAAGTGTCGCTCATCAAAGTGACGCCCGGCGAAACGATGCGATTCGAAACCACCAACGGCCGCATCGAAGCGGAATTTCCGGCGGATTTCTCAGCGGATATTTCCGCGCAGACCACCAACGGCCACGTTGATTGCGACTTTCCTTTGACGGTTCAGGGCCGTATCCAGCGCACCTCGTTGCAAGGCCGCATCGGCTCCGCCAGCGCCTCGGAAATCGGGCGTGTGACGTTCCGAACCACGAATGGATCGATTCAAATTCGTTCGAGGTCTAAATAG
- the nth gene encoding endonuclease III, producing MASDRPRRRRVLRKLRELYPQAECALHFKNPFELLAATILSAQSTDKTVNQITPALFKKYPTPAAMAEADLTELEAVIRPSGFFHNKAKNLKACAAAIVNTHHGEVPRTMEELTKLPGVGRKTANVVLGNAFGINAGVVVDTHIQRLSRRLGFTSQKTPEKIERDLMAIVPQEEWTSFAHRMIQHGRQICQARKPQCNACWLAPDCPSRQT from the coding sequence ATTGCGTCCGACCGGCCTCGACGCCGGCGCGTTCTTCGCAAGCTGCGCGAGTTGTATCCACAGGCTGAATGCGCCCTGCATTTCAAAAATCCCTTCGAATTGTTGGCCGCGACGATTCTCTCCGCGCAATCCACGGATAAAACCGTCAACCAAATCACTCCGGCGCTTTTTAAAAAATATCCCACCCCGGCGGCAATGGCCGAAGCCGATCTTACCGAATTGGAAGCCGTGATCCGGCCCAGCGGATTCTTTCACAACAAAGCCAAAAATCTCAAAGCTTGCGCCGCAGCCATTGTCAACACTCATCACGGCGAGGTGCCGCGCACGATGGAAGAGCTGACGAAACTCCCCGGGGTCGGGCGCAAAACCGCCAACGTCGTGCTGGGCAACGCCTTCGGCATCAACGCCGGCGTGGTGGTCGACACGCACATTCAGCGCCTGTCGCGACGCCTGGGGTTCACCTCGCAAAAAACTCCTGAAAAGATCGAGCGGGATTTGATGGCGATTGTGCCGCAGGAAGAATGGACGAGCTTTGCGCACCGGATGATTCAACATGGCCGACAGATTTGCCAGGCGCGCAAACCCCAATGCAACGCCTGTTGGCTGGCGCCGGATTGTCCCTCGCGGCAAACTTGA
- the liaF gene encoding cell wall-active antibiotics response protein LiaF — MNPNPPASRRMFWGGLMILFGVLFLLDNLGMLDFGEVMRNFWPLILVAIGVKIILSRKSADQEVWQEQFKSDVNPVGFSTDYLSESRFIGDINLQITSQAFQGGTASNFIGDINLDLSGITLAEGQRNLTISGFIGDVNLVAPKNVPYAISASLAIGDLAMFGRKEDGVGLNRTHKSTGFDEAITRLNIRISFFIGDIKVF; from the coding sequence ATGAATCCCAATCCACCAGCTAGCCGGCGCATGTTTTGGGGTGGCCTCATGATTCTTTTCGGCGTGCTCTTTTTGCTCGACAATCTGGGCATGCTTGATTTTGGCGAGGTCATGAGAAACTTTTGGCCGTTGATTCTGGTCGCCATTGGCGTCAAAATCATTTTGAGCCGCAAATCGGCGGATCAAGAAGTTTGGCAGGAACAGTTCAAGTCCGACGTCAATCCCGTCGGATTTTCCACGGATTACCTCTCCGAGAGCCGGTTCATCGGCGACATCAATTTGCAAATCACCAGCCAGGCGTTTCAGGGCGGCACCGCCTCGAATTTCATTGGCGACATCAACCTCGATCTCTCCGGCATCACACTCGCCGAGGGCCAGCGCAATCTCACCATTTCCGGGTTTATCGGCGACGTCAATCTCGTCGCGCCGAAAAACGTGCCCTATGCGATCAGCGCCTCGCTGGCGATTGGCGATCTGGCGATGTTTGGCCGCAAGGAAGACGGCGTCGGCCTGAATCGCACGCACAAATCCACTGGCTTCGACGAAGCGATCACCCGCTTAAACATCCGCATTTCCTTTTTCATTGGCGACATCAAGGTTTTCTAA
- the polX gene encoding DNA polymerase/3'-5' exonuclease PolX translates to MDKKQVAAILEEIATLLEFKGENPFKTRAYNNAARALEGLTEDLAELVASRRLREIKGIGEAISEKITELVTTGRLKYYEDLRAGFPAGLLDLLRIPGLGPKKAKKLFDELKIASIEALEKACREDRLIDLEGFGKKSQEKFLEGIRQVREFSSRHLFHHTLEVATPLFEIIRRHPKVMRAELAGSLRRCKETIKDIDIVASCKDADRPAIMETFTKFSGVRNIIAKGETKSSVLLEKGIPADLRLLSDEEYPYLLHHFTGSAEHNVAMRSHALKRGIKMSDYGLFKGNKLIRCKDETEIFAALGMSYIPPELRENMGEIEAALKDEIPELIEKKDLRGVLHCHSTHSDGANSLREMAEAAKKLGFEYLGICDHSMSVAYARGLTPERVKAQHKEIDKINVEMKGFRIFKGSECDILPDGRLDYPENVLESFDFVVASIHSSMNMTEEKATTRLIKAMEHPAVRILGHPTGRLLLGREGYPINHRKVIDAAAALGVCIEINASPHRFDLDWRYCKYARDKGVLISINPDAHSIDGLADTFYGVGIARKGWLRRQDVLNTKSTKEIEKWFAKKRK, encoded by the coding sequence ATGGACAAAAAACAAGTCGCCGCCATTCTGGAAGAGATTGCGACCCTGCTGGAATTTAAAGGCGAAAACCCCTTCAAAACCCGCGCCTACAACAACGCCGCGCGCGCTTTGGAAGGCCTCACCGAAGACTTGGCCGAGCTGGTTGCCAGCCGCCGCTTGCGCGAGATCAAAGGCATCGGCGAAGCCATTTCGGAGAAAATCACGGAACTGGTCACCACTGGCCGCCTGAAATATTACGAAGATCTCCGCGCCGGCTTTCCGGCCGGCTTGCTGGATCTGCTGCGCATTCCCGGACTTGGTCCGAAAAAAGCCAAAAAACTTTTTGACGAGCTGAAGATCGCTTCGATTGAAGCGCTGGAAAAAGCCTGTCGGGAAGACCGTTTGATCGATCTCGAAGGCTTTGGCAAAAAAAGCCAGGAAAAATTTCTCGAGGGCATCCGGCAAGTCCGCGAATTTTCCAGCCGGCACTTGTTTCATCACACGCTCGAAGTCGCCACGCCGCTTTTTGAAATCATCCGCCGGCATCCGAAAGTCATGCGCGCCGAGCTGGCCGGCAGCTTGCGCCGTTGCAAGGAGACGATCAAAGACATCGACATCGTCGCAAGCTGTAAAGACGCCGACCGTCCGGCGATTATGGAAACGTTTACAAAATTCTCCGGTGTGCGGAATATCATCGCCAAAGGCGAAACCAAAAGCAGCGTGCTGTTGGAAAAAGGCATTCCGGCCGATTTGCGGTTGCTTTCCGATGAGGAGTACCCTTATCTGCTGCATCATTTCACCGGCTCGGCGGAGCACAACGTGGCGATGCGCAGCCACGCGCTCAAACGCGGCATCAAGATGAGCGACTACGGCTTGTTCAAAGGCAACAAGCTGATTCGCTGCAAAGATGAGACGGAAATATTTGCAGCGCTGGGCATGAGTTATATTCCGCCGGAGCTGCGCGAGAACATGGGCGAGATTGAAGCGGCGCTGAAAGACGAGATTCCTGAATTGATCGAAAAGAAAGACCTGCGCGGGGTCTTGCATTGCCACTCGACGCACAGCGACGGCGCCAACAGCTTGCGTGAGATGGCCGAGGCCGCCAAGAAACTCGGCTTCGAGTATCTCGGCATTTGCGACCACAGCATGTCGGTGGCCTACGCGCGCGGCCTCACGCCGGAGCGTGTCAAAGCGCAGCACAAAGAAATCGATAAAATCAATGTGGAAATGAAAGGCTTTCGCATTTTCAAAGGCAGCGAGTGCGACATTCTCCCCGACGGCAGGCTCGATTATCCGGAGAACGTTTTGGAGAGTTTTGATTTCGTCGTGGCTTCGATTCACAGCAGCATGAACATGACCGAAGAAAAAGCCACCACCCGCTTGATCAAAGCGATGGAACATCCGGCGGTGCGCATCCTCGGCCATCCGACCGGTCGCTTGCTGCTCGGCCGCGAGGGTTATCCGATCAACCATCGCAAGGTGATCGACGCGGCGGCGGCGCTCGGCGTGTGCATCGAGATCAACGCCAGCCCGCATCGTTTCGATTTGGACTGGCGCTACTGCAAATATGCCCGCGACAAAGGCGTGCTGATCAGCATCAATCCCGACGCGCATTCGATCGACGGCCTGGCCGACACGTTTTACGGCGTCGGTATCGCGCGCAAAGGCTGGCTGCGCCGCCAGGATGTATTGAACACGAAATCGACGAAGGAAATCGAGAAGTGGTTTGCGAAGAAGCGGAAATAG
- a CDS encoding tetratricopeptide repeat protein: MDNSRLEILLKSLEENPGDAFSRYLVALELTKLNRHDEAIVHFEKLLNEHPAYVPTYYQFARLYENLGQTAEAIRIYKLGLIAARNAGNFHTANEIQAALDVLDA, translated from the coding sequence ATGGACAATTCAAGACTGGAAATTCTGTTGAAGAGTTTGGAAGAAAACCCCGGCGACGCTTTTTCGCGCTATCTCGTGGCGCTGGAATTGACCAAGCTCAATCGCCACGACGAGGCGATTGTACATTTCGAGAAATTGCTCAATGAGCATCCGGCTTACGTGCCCACCTATTATCAATTTGCCCGGCTTTACGAAAATCTTGGCCAAACCGCCGAGGCGATTCGAATTTACAAACTCGGTCTCATCGCCGCCCGTAACGCCGGTAATTTTCACACAGCGAACGAGATTCAGGCGGCGCTGGACGTATTGGATGCTTGA
- a CDS encoding BamA/TamA family outer membrane protein, producing MSKTAKDPMIMKQIIFLLAAVIALLLVFGLIISRAAVAAEAPSSKNRVSDLTAQERDERDRKLREAAERRYLKDRDESRIRRETGNYALAAGVTFDGDLVVTRGAVTIAGKVNGSVLVIRGDALIDSTGEVLGDVVSVGGRIDRRPNSRVFGDMVETSPRYLIEDDETKRARVEEREPRWRRNGRRNRWQEDRNGNFKVKAHYNRVDGCFLGGELPRLYNQRLTSNIDVFGFGGYAFATKRWHFQAGSEFYIGRSFRFILGGEVHDFTDSQDKWIIPDEENSLAAFFINEDFRDYYRRDGYSLFAGQHLGRSLKISAEYRNENHLSLPNETDWSLFVNKKRFRPNPAVDEGKMVGYAGQITFDTRNHNHHPDRGWLISITGETSRPEFDGKFDFDRLIVDLRRYQPLGYGKNFDIRLRAGTGRGILPRQYLFDLGGISTLRGYRFKEFTGDRMVLANVEYRLSSGSSRLHDIPIIEEFNLILFADAGLAWFANDNTAPEKSFDSLTWSKLKTDVGLALTDRDGQVRLNFAKRTDVGGKDLVVTFRLNREF from the coding sequence ATGAGCAAAACTGCTAAAGATCCAATGATCATGAAACAAATTATTTTCCTGCTGGCCGCCGTCATCGCGTTGCTGCTGGTTTTCGGACTGATCATCTCTCGCGCCGCCGTTGCCGCAGAAGCGCCGTCGTCGAAGAATCGTGTTTCCGATTTGACCGCGCAGGAACGCGACGAGCGCGATCGCAAATTGCGCGAAGCGGCGGAGCGGCGTTATTTGAAAGATCGTGACGAATCGCGCATCCGCCGCGAAACCGGAAATTATGCGCTCGCCGCCGGCGTCACGTTTGATGGTGATCTCGTTGTCACGCGCGGCGCAGTGACGATTGCCGGAAAAGTGAACGGCTCCGTGCTCGTCATTCGCGGCGACGCGCTGATTGACTCGACCGGCGAAGTGCTCGGCGACGTTGTGAGCGTCGGCGGGCGCATCGACCGCCGCCCCAACAGCCGTGTTTTCGGCGACATGGTGGAAACTTCGCCTCGTTATCTGATTGAAGACGATGAAACAAAACGCGCGCGCGTTGAAGAGCGAGAACCGCGATGGCGCCGTAACGGCAGGCGAAATCGCTGGCAGGAAGATCGAAATGGCAATTTTAAAGTCAAGGCGCACTACAACCGCGTCGACGGTTGTTTTCTCGGTGGCGAGCTGCCGCGGTTGTATAACCAACGCTTGACGTCGAACATCGATGTTTTCGGTTTTGGCGGATACGCTTTTGCCACCAAACGGTGGCATTTTCAAGCCGGCAGCGAGTTTTATATCGGCCGCTCGTTTCGATTCATTCTCGGCGGCGAGGTGCACGATTTCACCGACTCGCAGGATAAATGGATTATTCCCGACGAAGAGAACAGTCTCGCCGCTTTTTTTATTAACGAAGATTTCCGCGATTATTACCGCCGCGACGGTTACAGTCTCTTCGCCGGGCAGCATCTCGGGCGGTCGTTAAAAATCTCGGCAGAGTACCGCAACGAGAATCACCTCTCCTTGCCGAATGAAACCGACTGGTCGCTTTTTGTGAACAAGAAAAGATTTCGCCCGAATCCGGCGGTTGACGAAGGCAAAATGGTGGGCTACGCCGGGCAAATCACATTTGACACCCGCAATCACAATCACCACCCCGATCGCGGCTGGCTGATTTCGATAACCGGTGAAACCAGCCGCCCGGAATTTGACGGCAAATTTGATTTCGACCGTTTAATCGTCGATCTCCGGCGCTATCAGCCTCTGGGCTACGGGAAAAATTTCGATATCCGTTTGCGCGCCGGCACGGGCCGGGGGATTTTGCCGCGGCAATATCTTTTCGATCTCGGCGGCATTTCAACGCTGCGGGGTTATCGTTTCAAGGAATTTACCGGCGACCGCATGGTGCTGGCCAATGTCGAATATCGCTTGAGTTCCGGCTCGAGCCGCTTGCACGATATTCCAATCATCGAAGAATTCAATCTGATTTTGTTTGCCGATGCGGGATTGGCCTGGTTTGCCAACGACAACACCGCGCCGGAAAAGTCGTTTGACTCGCTAACTTGGAGCAAGCTGAAAACCGACGTCGGCCTGGCCTTGACCGATCGCGATGGGCAAGTCCGCCTCAACTTTGCCAAACGCACCGACGTCGGCGGGAAAGATTTGGTGGTGACGTTTCGGCTGAATCGGGAGTTTTGA
- a CDS encoding class I SAM-dependent methyltransferase: protein MENARAELVERFFTGTGQSYDLVVRLCTLGCDVYWKRRLLAKVPPSQAILDLACGTGIVTFALAKRHPQARLVGVDVTEEYLQVARQKAQTRGVKAEFIHANAETVTLTGMFDCITSSYIPKYVDADVLLANITPHLQSGGVIVLHDFLYPQHPLPRALWHVYNRALNFLGRIFFPEWKEVFDNNLTELIVRSKWLDDFSTALRRHGYTNIEIERLTFGSAAIISAKKKKE from the coding sequence ATGGAAAATGCCCGCGCCGAATTGGTCGAACGCTTTTTCACCGGAACCGGGCAGAGTTACGATTTGGTTGTCCGGCTCTGCACGCTTGGTTGTGACGTGTACTGGAAGCGCCGTCTGCTCGCCAAAGTGCCGCCCTCGCAGGCAATTCTCGACCTCGCCTGCGGCACTGGCATCGTCACCTTCGCGCTGGCGAAGCGCCACCCGCAGGCGCGCCTGGTCGGCGTCGATGTCACGGAAGAATATCTGCAGGTCGCCCGTCAAAAAGCGCAAACCCGCGGTGTAAAGGCCGAGTTTATTCATGCCAACGCCGAGACGGTGACGTTGACAGGAATGTTCGATTGCATCACCTCGTCGTACATTCCGAAATACGTCGATGCCGATGTTCTGCTGGCGAATATTACGCCGCATTTGCAATCCGGCGGCGTTATTGTTTTGCACGACTTTTTATATCCGCAGCATCCTTTGCCGCGTGCGCTCTGGCATGTTTATAACCGCGCGCTCAATTTTCTTGGTCGAATTTTCTTTCCGGAATGGAAGGAAGTTTTTGACAACAACTTGACGGAGTTGATTGTCCGCTCAAAATGGCTCGACGATTTTTCAACGGCGCTTCGCCGGCATGGCTATACGAATATCGAAATCGAGCGTCTGACGTTCGGTAGCGCCGCGATTATTTCGGCAAAGAAAAAGAAAGAATAA
- a CDS encoding adenylate/guanylate cyclase domain-containing protein, giving the protein MEQKTTTAQPRPTPKHKLSAIMFTDMTGFSRKMGESERLTLKLLRDHNRIIRFLVRKHHGEIIKSTGDGFLMDFDSAVEAVQCALEAQERLQRYNLGKSEDEQIVVRIGINLGEVRIVDEDLFGDEVNIAARIQTLAEPGGICITRDVYEHVKSKLSIVAVNLGPQELKNITHKVETYKILVPIIGQEAIEIPTMNLSLLAAVEQSHPHLVARKEKSPRAKLSRLLKVFKKHQTSPAAGLKPQAGAPAKPAKPNWPAKAMRKAAPMLFFSLILPTAWIMSNASTGSTSLVANLAQWLSSATYANTPVAAAKINAAEKTIAVLYFENRTKDPRDNWMSIGLAEMLITDLENTTPLRVLGRPRLQDTLKKLGKENVQSMDLKLARTVAENLEADLMLLGTIMRDGEKLRIDAQMYDVQRGEILLAKKAQGESVFNLVDDLSQQLKKQLLPAMRAMM; this is encoded by the coding sequence ATGGAACAGAAAACAACGACCGCGCAGCCTCGCCCAACTCCTAAGCACAAGCTCTCTGCCATCATGTTCACCGACATGACCGGCTTCAGCCGTAAAATGGGAGAAAGTGAACGGCTTACGCTGAAGCTGTTGAGGGATCACAATCGCATTATTCGTTTCCTCGTTCGCAAACATCACGGCGAAATTATCAAAAGCACCGGCGACGGTTTCCTGATGGATTTCGACAGCGCCGTCGAAGCCGTGCAATGCGCGCTCGAGGCCCAGGAACGTTTGCAGCGCTACAATCTCGGCAAATCGGAAGACGAGCAAATTGTGGTGCGCATCGGCATCAATCTGGGCGAGGTCCGTATCGTTGATGAAGATTTGTTCGGTGATGAGGTGAATATTGCCGCCCGCATTCAAACCCTGGCCGAGCCGGGCGGCATCTGTATCACCCGCGACGTCTATGAACATGTGAAAAGCAAGCTCTCGATCGTGGCCGTCAATTTGGGCCCGCAAGAGTTGAAGAACATCACCCACAAGGTTGAAACTTACAAAATCCTCGTGCCCATCATCGGCCAGGAAGCCATTGAGATTCCGACGATGAATCTTTCGCTGCTGGCGGCGGTCGAGCAATCACATCCGCATCTCGTTGCCCGCAAGGAAAAAAGCCCGCGGGCGAAGTTGTCTCGCCTGCTGAAAGTTTTCAAAAAGCATCAAACCTCGCCGGCAGCCGGCCTGAAACCGCAGGCCGGGGCGCCAGCGAAACCCGCCAAGCCAAACTGGCCGGCCAAAGCCATGCGCAAAGCCGCGCCGATGCTGTTCTTCTCACTGATTCTGCCGACTGCTTGGATCATGTCCAATGCCTCGACCGGCTCGACCTCGCTGGTTGCCAACCTGGCGCAATGGCTTTCCAGCGCGACCTACGCCAATACGCCGGTGGCCGCAGCCAAAATCAATGCCGCTGAAAAAACCATTGCCGTGTTGTATTTTGAAAACCGCACGAAAGACCCGCGCGATAATTGGATGAGCATCGGCCTGGCCGAAATGTTGATCACCGACTTGGAAAATACGACGCCGCTGCGTGTTCTCGGGCGTCCGCGCCTGCAGGATACGCTGAAAAAGCTCGGCAAGGAAAATGTGCAATCGATGGATTTGAAACTGGCACGCACCGTGGCCGAAAATCTGGAAGCTGATCTCATGCTGCTCGGCACGATCATGCGCGATGGCGAGAAGCTGCGTATCGACGCGCAAATGTACGACGTACAACGCGGAGAAATCCTGCTGGCCAAAAAAGCCCAAGGCGAAAGCGTGTTCAACCTCGTCGATGACCTGTCGCAGCAATTGAAGAAACAATTGTTGCCGGCGATGCGGGCGATGATGTAG
- a CDS encoding cold shock domain-containing protein — translation MQYGTVKKWDAAKGFGFIVSDDDNELFVHKNDLDATVSNKQLKVGQRVAFDVVREMKGDRAVRVRAAK, via the coding sequence ATGCAATACGGAACCGTGAAAAAATGGGATGCCGCCAAAGGCTTTGGCTTTATTGTAAGCGATGATGACAACGAATTGTTCGTTCACAAAAACGATCTCGATGCAACGGTGTCGAACAAACAGTTGAAAGTCGGGCAGCGCGTGGCGTTCGACGTGGTTCGGGAGATGAAAGGCGATCGCGCAGTGCGGGTGAGAGCGGCGAAGTAA
- a CDS encoding spore maturation protein, translating to MSDFIRNLFEVVAVWAIPFLLLFIPLIGLIRKVKVYENFVEGAKEGFQVATRIIPFLVAILVAIGMFRASGAMDIFVAIISPLTNLIGMPAEILPVALMRPLSGSGSLGLVTELMKTHGPDSFIGRLASTMYGSTETTFYVIAVYFGSVSVSKARHALPAGLIADCAGLLAAVLICRLVFG from the coding sequence ATGAGTGATTTCATTCGCAACCTGTTTGAAGTGGTCGCGGTTTGGGCCATTCCGTTTTTATTGCTGTTCATCCCGCTCATTGGCTTGATACGCAAAGTAAAGGTTTACGAAAATTTTGTCGAAGGCGCGAAAGAGGGTTTTCAAGTCGCGACCCGCATCATCCCGTTTTTGGTGGCGATTCTGGTGGCGATCGGAATGTTTCGCGCCTCCGGCGCGATGGATATTTTTGTCGCGATCATTTCGCCGCTCACCAATCTCATCGGCATGCCGGCGGAAATTTTGCCTGTGGCGTTGATGCGGCCGCTCTCCGGCAGCGGCTCGCTCGGCCTGGTCACGGAATTGATGAAGACACATGGCCCGGACTCGTTCATCGGCCGGCTCGCTTCGACGATGTACGGCAGCACCGAGACGACGTTCTACGTGATCGCGGTTTATTTTGGCTCGGTGTCGGTTTCCAAAGCCCGGCACGCGCTGCCGGCCGGTTTGATCGCCGACTGCGCCGGGCTGCTCGCGGCAGTGTTGATTTGCCGCCTGGTTTTCGGGTAA
- a CDS encoding DUF4097 domain-containing protein — translation MPNSQRLSIIFLIAASLNFTYAAPGQENTKIEERTFDFQAGGRIQVIGDAGFIRVESWDKNEIHLRYTKRVWDSSRRSAERRLEDLQVEISDQPGQLTIRQVPGFDERDFRFFDIFDPDRWGHSRHASRIDFELKVPRQCHLILESDEGDIIVRQIEGEVKVDSDEGNIDLENLSAGEVSAETDEGEIDCRNLQLDDYQLQLASDEGTLRASDVAARGIWAETDEGDMVLLRLNAGGGKINSDEGDVEADFMRFDEGSWSITTDEGDVEIFVPANADAEISFESDKGNIRSDFNLNRISDDEDGERLTGRLGEGRARLEIYTDEGDIRLRRR, via the coding sequence ATGCCAAATTCTCAGCGCTTGAGCATCATTTTTTTAATTGCCGCCAGTTTAAATTTTACCTATGCAGCGCCCGGCCAGGAAAACACCAAAATCGAAGAACGAACGTTCGATTTCCAGGCCGGCGGCAGAATTCAGGTGATCGGAGACGCCGGTTTTATTCGCGTTGAATCGTGGGATAAAAACGAAATTCATTTGCGCTATACCAAGCGGGTTTGGGACAGCAGCCGCCGCAGCGCGGAACGCCGGCTGGAAGATTTGCAGGTCGAGATCAGCGATCAGCCGGGGCAGCTCACGATTCGTCAGGTTCCCGGTTTCGATGAGCGCGATTTTCGTTTTTTCGACATTTTCGATCCCGACCGCTGGGGCCACTCCCGTCACGCTTCGCGCATCGACTTCGAGTTGAAAGTGCCGCGACAGTGCCATCTGATTTTGGAATCCGACGAGGGCGACATCATCGTGCGGCAGATCGAAGGCGAAGTGAAAGTCGACAGTGACGAGGGCAACATTGATTTGGAAAATTTATCGGCCGGCGAGGTCTCGGCTGAAACCGACGAAGGCGAAATCGATTGCCGCAATTTACAGCTCGATGATTATCAGCTTCAGCTCGCCAGCGACGAAGGCACGTTGCGCGCCAGCGACGTGGCCGCGCGCGGAATTTGGGCCGAAACCGACGAAGGCGATATGGTGCTGTTGCGCCTCAACGCCGGCGGCGGCAAGATCAACAGCGACGAGGGCGACGTTGAAGCGGACTTCATGCGTTTTGACGAAGGCTCCTGGAGCATCACCACCGACGAGGGCGACGTCGAGATTTTTGTTCCGGCCAATGCCGATGCGGAAATTTCTTTTGAAAGCGATAAAGGGAACATTCGATCGGATTTCAATCTAAATCGTATTTCCGACGATGAAGATGGCGAGCGCCTGACCGGCCGATTGGGCGAAGGCCGCGCCCGCCTGGAAATTTACACCGACGAAGGCGACATCAGGCTGCGCCGGCGTTGA